Part of the Lasioglossum baleicum unplaced genomic scaffold, iyLasBale1 scaffold1922, whole genome shotgun sequence genome, CCGATACATAAAACCTAACCCAACTATTCGAGTTAATTCGATGTCCTAATTCAATTTCAGAGTGGCTGATTTTCATTGCGCTCTCGTTGTCTTTCGAACCAAAGATTCGCAACAGACgcgaaataagaaataaatctaAACTCTTCGACGACATAAAAATAAACTCTAAATTTCTAGTTTCGAATTCCGAAATGGATGGATCGAAGACGGGATCGGATGTTCGTTCGCTTTCGTTCGGTGCGTGACTCGCATCGAGATCGGATAACCGGCATTCCCGGTGTATGGTTTTCAAGGTCGCGCCGGCTGAGAAAAGCGATGCCGCAAAAAGGCGTGAAAGATCGGTCTGGTCGAGTGTCCCTCCGTTTAAGGCTGCTCTAAGCAGGAGTCAGGTTCCTCAAACCGATACCTCTTGACCGGGATACCACCTGGATGAGTTTCACTCTCAAGCCTCGCGAAAGCGAACGCTCTTCCCCTCTCGGTGAATCCGTCCGGCCTGTGCAGCCTCTTGGCCGGAGAAACGCGTGTATAAAAGCTAGTAAATCCACGGGATCGATTTACTTCTGTCTAGTCTGGATCGTGTATCGCAGAACCCTCAGCCCTGAAGGCGACAGTACAGTTTGTCTGTAGGATGGGACACACGGTACGTGTCGAAGTGGTAGGCACTTCGTTTCACGCTGAAGTGGTTCGATATGGTGCGACGGTGTCGGAAAGTGGACGCGGGGAAACGTAACCTCCGCGAGGACAGAGGAGGACCGATCTTTCTTCTTTCCGTTCTATTTTTAGGGACACACAGCGATTCTGCTGATAATCCTCGTGGCAATAGCATTAGACGATTCGACAGCTGAGACGCGGAGTTCGAGTTCCGAGAAGGAATATCAAGTCGCGAGACCGCAGAGGCACTTTAGGCAGGCGCGAGAGCACCGTGCCACCGAGGGAAGGACGAGTGGTGCGCCGGCCAGCAAGGATAGGGGTTCAAGGTCGACAGGATTGCTGGAAAACCCTCGTGTGTAATTTATCGCGCAACAATCCTCTTCAATCCCAGACCAGCGAGTACTaatttaacgagatcgttacaGATGGCTCCTACAGGCCTGAAGCGGACCAGCAGGCGGAGGCAGGACACCCGGAGGAGATTGTTCTCGAGAATGACCGCGTCGAAGGAAAGGGAGCTTCGAACAGCGGCAAGATTTACCTAGCGAAACACAGAGCGGCCGCCGGTGTGCCTCAGAAGGGCCAAATTCTAGGTCATCATATCCGCGAGGACGTGCACAAGTTCATAACAGTGATAAAGAAGGTAGCGGCACCCTACCCGGTGGAGAAGACGATAAGATACCCCGTTGTGAAGAACATCCTGTACCCAGTCAAGGTCCTGTACCTCAGCCCTACGCGGTGGAAAAGAAGATACCGTACCCTGTGAAGATAATCGTCAAAGTCCCGCTTAAAATACCCAAACCGATCCCAGTGGTCAAGGAAGTACTCTACCCGGTTCACGTACCGGTCGATCGTCCGGTACCCGTAAAGGTTTATATACCGAAACCGTACCCGATCGAAAAGAAGGTCCACTACGAGGTGAAGGTGCCGGTGCCGAAACCGTTTCCCATCGAGAGGAAGATACCGGTGCCGGTAAAAGTGCCCGTACGCGTGTCTCAGCCATACCCGGTCGAAAAGGTAGTTCGCTACCCCATCAAGATAGAGGTGGAGCAACCGGTACCGGTGCCGATACCAAAGCCGTACCCTGTGCCGGTCGCCAAACCGGTTCCCTACCCCGTCGATAACCCGGTACCGGTACCGGTAAAAGTACAGGTACCACGATTGGTGCCTGTTCCGGTCGATAAGCCGGTTCCTGTCAAAGTTAAGATCCCGATACCGGCGCCCTACCCCGTCGAAAAGGAAGTGCCCTACGCCGTGGAGAAACCAGTGCCTGTACCGGTTCGAGTGCCGGTTGATCGGCCAATACCGATACACGTGGCGAAACCCGTAGCCTATCCCGTTGCCAAGCCAGTCCCATATCCTATCAAAATACCCGTTGCGGTACAGCGCAAGAGGAGTCAGTCTCTGGAAATTATTATCACGGATGGAAACGATGAGTGGAAGAGGAAGAGCTGTTATCGGATTATCTTTTTTACTAGAGCGCTTGTCGAAGAAGCGAAATTTGGAGAAACGAATCGAATGGTTTGAGAGTCATAGGAGACATAGGTCCCTATAGGTTGGAAGTGTCTGTAAAAGTCCTGGTTACGTTCGGTTGTTTAAGtatagcgtttttgactatcgTCGATAACGTAGAAATTCTTCAATTCGTTATCTTCGAGTCGTTTAATAATCTTTATGTAAAGAACTTACAATACGGAGTTTCGATTTGAATAACGATACTCttgttaaattttaattatttactacAAACGTATCCTGGTATTTTATTGGACTGTAATTTATATCGACTGCGTCGGTTTTATGTAGTACCTGCGAATCCCGATGATGGCAGGAcgatgtaaaaataaatgaattttatacAAGTATAATTAATAATTCCTTTGTAATCAATTCTCGTTACCCTTGAAAAGATTGATCtgtttgttatttatttaaattcgttATCGAACTATTGCAACGTTCCTTACTTTACTTTGCTTGTTGCGAATGCGACAGTATCTGGTACCAAAATGGCGAATACGCGCAGTAACCAGAAGTGGATTTAAAAAGATTCGAATTAGGCGCTCGTAATTCAATCTCCACGAGAATAGGAAACTTTAAATTACCGATCTTATTCTAGTCACGATCGCTTTCGCTCCAATTATTTACGCCAATGTTCCCCATAGAAATTGATCCGCGCGATGCAGTTTCCAACCTTGAACGAAACTTTCCACGATATCGCGGTGGCTGGCGGAAAATGGCCTAATTAAAATAAATCGGCATAACCGAGGCAACGATGCTTGAAAACCACGACTCGCGAGATTTGTATCGGAATAATCTGATCTCGCTGCAATTGGAATATGCTGATTCAAACTGCGCCGGTCATTTAAACTCCCGTAACGCGATTAGGAGAGAAAAAGGATGCACGATCGAATCTTGCGCTTCTCGTCAAGCTTTCTATATCGCGCGTGTATACCTTAAATATCGATTAACCGTTCGATACAATCAACCGCGGGCGTGTAGGTGTCTAATCTAATTGTAAAACCGGAAGAAGAAAGCTGGATTTCAAATGACGGAAGGAAGTATGTACCGGTTACAGTTTCACTCAAACTGGACCCTAGAAACTCGATGGCACGTGTGATCGATGAAGATCAACGGCGAGGAAAACGGCAAGGACGCGAGAACGCTGACCGAATGCGGTTCTCCCGTTACAGATCTTTCGAATATTCCGCGATTGCGAGAGGAACAATCGCTGGAAAAagacgaaaaaaagaaaaaaagaaggaaagaacCCAGGTGCAGTTTCATTGGTCGCGAGTTCCGCGAGCAGAGGTTCTGGAACGTTCGTTCCAGGGAAGAAGAAAAACGCGCAAGTGGCAGTAGATCAGGGTTCGGCTGGTTTTATGATTGCACATAGAAAGTGGTCATTCGCTTTCATCTGTCAAACATAAATAGCGCCGGCGTTCTGGCGAGCTTTTCATCGGATTAATGAACCAGAACCTGGTCAGGTCGCGACGGTTCATCGCGAATACATCCTCGCGTTTCCCACGAGTATACGGAGCCGCGGGaattcgacgttttcttcgcgcTTTCATCCTCTCTTCGACTTCTCAGCGAAATACCGCTGGGATTAGACCCGTTAGCCTCACGACCAACAAGAAGTGTCCAGGAGCGATTAAAATTTGGCTAAACCGATCAGTCCGTTCCAGAATATAGTTTCGTTCTAGCCAGATAAACGAGTGCTTCCGCGACGATAATTTAGCGCGGCGGAGATATTCCGAGATTTTCTTCTCCGGTAATGAAACGGTTTTACGAGCCGAATAGTAAACGCCGGCGCGTTTCCGCGCTCTTGGACCCTTTCGTACTGATTCCCATGAAAAACAATGGCCGTTTAACCATGGATAATTATCACGAGCCAGACGTTCCAAGCCTGTAAAGATCCTGCTTGCTGGGCGGGCGAAAGTCGTCCACCGCGTATAAATAATACTCGGACTGCATCCGTTTGGATTCAGTGCACCTTCATCTATCGCCA contains:
- the LOC143221117 gene encoding LOW QUALITY PROTEIN: uncharacterized protein LOC143221117 (The sequence of the model RefSeq protein was modified relative to this genomic sequence to represent the inferred CDS: inserted 1 base in 1 codon), with protein sequence MSFTLKPRESERSSPLGESVRPVQPLGRRNACIKAKPSALKATVQFVCRMGHTGHTAILLIILVAIALDDSTAETRSSSSEKEYQVARPQRHFRQAREHRATEGRTSGAPASKDRGSRSTGLLENPHGSYRPEADQQAEAGHPEEIVLENDRVEGKGASNSGKIYLAKHRAAAGVPQKGQILGHHIREDVHKFITVIKKVAAPYPVEKTIRYPVVKNILYPVKXPVPQPYAVEKKIPYPVKIIVKVPLKIPKPIPVVKEVLYPVHVPVDRPVPVKVYIPKPYPIEKKVHYEVKVPVPKPFPIERKIPVPVKVPVRVSQPYPVEKVVRYPIKIEVEQPVPVPIPKPYPVPVAKPVPYPVDNPVPVPVKVQVPRLVPVPVDKPVPVKVKIPIPAPYPVEKEVPYAVEKPVPVPVRVPVDRPIPIHVAKPVAYPVAKPVPYPIKIPVAVQRKRSQSLEIIITDGNDEWKRKSCYRIIFFTRALVEEAKFGETNRMV